The Saccharopolyspora gloriosae genome window below encodes:
- a CDS encoding (2Fe-2S)-binding protein, which produces MSTHTFIVNGESVTVDVDDKERMLWVLRDVLGIRGPKYGCGINVCKACTSHINGKAFNPCAVPVGDLEPTDEVTTIEGLPDTVGKDLHPMQEAWLEHDVAQCGYCQPGQIMAAVAKVNQARAEGREIDDALLDEIRNVCRCGTYFRIRQAIRSGAENM; this is translated from the coding sequence ATGTCCACACACACCTTCATCGTCAACGGCGAGTCGGTGACCGTCGACGTCGACGACAAGGAGCGCATGCTCTGGGTGCTGCGCGACGTGCTCGGCATCCGCGGACCGAAGTACGGCTGCGGGATCAACGTCTGCAAGGCGTGCACGTCGCACATCAACGGCAAGGCGTTCAACCCGTGTGCGGTGCCCGTCGGCGACCTCGAACCGACCGATGAGGTGACCACGATCGAAGGCCTGCCCGACACCGTGGGCAAGGACCTGCACCCGATGCAGGAGGCATGGCTGGAACACGACGTCGCGCAGTGCGGCTACTGCCAGCCCGGCCAGATCATGGCCGCCGTCGCGAAGGTGAACCAGGCGCGCGCCGAAGGCCGCGAGATCGACGACGCGCTGCTCGACGAGATCCGCAACGTCTGCCGGTGCGGCACCTACTTCCGCATCCGCCAGGCGATCAGATCGGGCGCCGAGAACATGTGA
- the mftD gene encoding pre-mycofactocin synthase MftD (MftD, an enzyme found in the mycofactocin biosynthesis locus, performs an oxidative deamination of 3-amino-5-[(p-hydroxyphenyl)methyl]-4,4-dimethyl-2-pyrrolidinone (AHDP). The resulting compound, now called pre-mycofactocin (PMFT), is a biologically active redox cofactor that can oxidize the non-exchangeable NADH of TIGR03971 family SDR-type oxidoreductases.), translating to MSNGWFESVAEAQRRARKRLPWSVYGALIAGSEKGTTLADNRAAFGELGFAPHVAGLSAERDLATTVLGQPISMPVVISPTGVQAVHPDGEVAVARAAAARGTAMGLSGFASKPVEDVVAANPQTFFQTYWVGGRDEIARRAQRAKEAGAVGMIATTDWSFSHGRDWGSPAIPENMNLATMLRYAPEALRHPRWLAEFVKHRTIPDLRVPNVDGRGEQGPTFFGAYGQWMQTPPPSWDDIAWMREQWDGPFLLKGVCRVDDAKRAVDAGVTAISVSNHGGNNLDGTPASIRVLPAIADAVGGQVEVLLDGGVRRGSDVVKALALGAKAVMIGRAYLWGLAANGQAGVENVLDILRGGIDSALLGLGRSSIHELDRTDVVIPPGFERALGT from the coding sequence ATGAGCAACGGTTGGTTCGAGAGCGTCGCCGAAGCCCAGCGGCGGGCGCGCAAACGCCTGCCGTGGTCGGTCTACGGGGCGTTGATCGCGGGATCGGAGAAGGGCACGACGCTGGCCGACAACCGAGCGGCGTTCGGCGAGCTGGGATTCGCCCCGCACGTCGCCGGCCTGTCCGCCGAGCGGGACCTGGCCACCACCGTGCTGGGGCAGCCGATCTCGATGCCGGTGGTCATCTCGCCGACGGGCGTGCAGGCGGTGCACCCGGACGGCGAGGTCGCGGTGGCCCGCGCCGCCGCGGCGCGGGGGACGGCGATGGGGCTCAGCGGCTTCGCGAGCAAACCCGTCGAAGACGTGGTGGCGGCGAACCCGCAGACGTTCTTCCAGACCTACTGGGTGGGCGGCCGGGACGAGATCGCGCGACGGGCCCAGCGGGCGAAGGAGGCCGGTGCGGTCGGGATGATCGCGACCACGGACTGGTCGTTCTCGCACGGCAGGGACTGGGGCAGCCCGGCGATCCCGGAGAACATGAACCTGGCCACCATGCTGCGCTACGCGCCCGAGGCGCTGCGGCATCCGCGCTGGTTGGCCGAGTTCGTCAAGCACCGCACGATCCCGGACCTGCGGGTGCCCAACGTGGACGGGCGCGGCGAGCAGGGCCCGACGTTCTTCGGCGCCTACGGGCAGTGGATGCAGACGCCGCCGCCGAGCTGGGACGACATCGCCTGGATGCGCGAGCAGTGGGACGGTCCGTTCCTGCTCAAGGGCGTGTGCCGGGTGGACGACGCCAAGCGCGCCGTGGACGCCGGAGTCACCGCGATCTCGGTGTCCAACCACGGCGGCAACAACCTGGACGGCACCCCGGCGAGCATCCGGGTGCTACCCGCCATCGCCGACGCCGTGGGCGGGCAGGTGGAAGTGCTGCTCGACGGCGGCGTGCGCCGGGGCAGCGACGTCGTCAAAGCGCTCGCGCTCGGTGCGAAAGCGGTCATGATCGGCCGCGCCTACCTGTGGGGCTTGGCCGCGAACGGTCAGGCCGGGGTGGAGAACGTCCTGGACATCCTGCGCGGCGGCATCGACTCCGCGCTGCTCGGCCTGGGCCGCTCCTCGATCCACGAACTGGACCGCACCGACGTCGTCATCCCGCCCGGCTTCGAGAGGGCCCTCGGAACCTGA
- a CDS encoding SDR family oxidoreductase: MQPTPAGLVIAVTGAARGIGREIARELAAAGARVALGDRDLDAARDTARALPGDVAAFPVDVTDTPSFTAFLDAVEQRWGPVDVLVNNAGVMWVGPFDEEPEDAARRQVDVNLLGVIRGVRLAAPAMRARGRGQIVTIASGAAKLAPAGEATYAATKHAVYGYLNAVRTELHGSGVRLSVVLPGVVETELAAGTATGPVRRLTPAEVARAVLGVIRRPRFEVALPRRMGLAARLAAVLPDPARFRLLRTAVPNQVLAVTDKTARHSYENRAVTDPDGSSER, translated from the coding sequence GTGCAGCCGACACCGGCCGGACTGGTCATCGCCGTGACCGGCGCCGCCAGGGGGATCGGGCGCGAGATCGCCCGCGAACTGGCCGCGGCGGGCGCCCGCGTCGCGCTCGGCGACCGCGACCTCGACGCCGCCCGCGACACCGCGCGCGCACTGCCCGGCGACGTCGCCGCGTTCCCCGTGGACGTCACCGACACCCCCTCGTTCACCGCGTTCCTGGACGCGGTCGAGCAGCGCTGGGGCCCGGTCGACGTGCTGGTCAACAACGCGGGCGTGATGTGGGTCGGCCCGTTCGACGAGGAGCCCGAGGACGCCGCGCGGCGCCAGGTGGACGTCAACCTGCTCGGAGTGATCCGCGGGGTCCGGCTCGCCGCGCCCGCGATGCGGGCGCGCGGGCGCGGCCAGATCGTCACCATCGCCTCCGGGGCCGCGAAGCTCGCCCCCGCGGGCGAAGCCACCTACGCGGCCACCAAGCACGCCGTCTACGGGTACCTCAACGCCGTGCGCACCGAGCTGCACGGCAGCGGCGTCCGGCTCTCCGTGGTGCTGCCGGGAGTCGTGGAGACCGAACTCGCCGCCGGGACCGCCACCGGGCCGGTGCGCAGGCTGACCCCCGCGGAGGTCGCGCGCGCCGTGCTCGGCGTCATCCGGCGTCCGCGCTTCGAAGTGGCCCTGCCGCGGCGCATGGGCCTCGCCGCGCGACTCGCGGCGGTGCTGCCGGACCCGGCCCGCTTCCGCCTGCTGCGCACCGCGGTGCCGAACCAGGTCCTGGCCGTCACCGACAAGACGGCCCGGCACAGCTACGAGAACCGTGCCGTCACCGACCCCGATGGGAGCTCCGAACGATGA
- a CDS encoding TetR/AcrR family transcriptional regulator, translating into MVRENAGGGRRYAGLAPAERARQRRTALLDAAEDLFGTQGYRATSVKQVCTRAGLTERYFYESFRGREAALVAVYDHLVDGLRSATLNSIAGVARSEFADRGLAAFIDFLTADERRAKIVLIEVVGVSPELEVRRHAVLTEFAGLVAEMWLASEEVTALHRTTAMGLVGGVNYLLVDWLNTGTPQRPAELLAACKVLFLGAKEQLASGSSPARPA; encoded by the coding sequence ATGGTGCGGGAGAACGCCGGTGGCGGGCGCCGGTACGCGGGGCTGGCCCCGGCGGAACGGGCGCGGCAGCGCCGGACGGCCCTGCTCGACGCCGCCGAAGACCTCTTCGGCACCCAGGGGTACCGGGCGACCTCGGTCAAGCAGGTGTGCACCCGGGCCGGGCTGACCGAGCGGTACTTCTACGAGTCCTTCCGCGGCCGGGAAGCCGCGCTGGTCGCCGTGTACGACCACCTCGTCGACGGCCTGCGCTCGGCGACGCTGAACTCGATCGCCGGCGTGGCGCGCTCCGAGTTCGCCGACCGCGGCCTGGCCGCCTTCATCGACTTCCTCACCGCCGACGAGCGGCGCGCCAAGATCGTGCTCATCGAGGTCGTCGGCGTCTCACCGGAACTGGAGGTGCGGCGCCACGCGGTGCTGACCGAGTTCGCGGGCCTGGTCGCCGAGATGTGGCTCGCCTCGGAGGAGGTCACCGCGCTGCACCGGACGACGGCGATGGGTCTCGTCGGCGGCGTGAACTACCTGCTCGTCGACTGGCTCAACACCGGCACCCCGCAGCGTCCCGCCGAACTCCTCGCGGCGTGCAAGGTGCTGTTCCTCGGAGCGAAGGAGCAGCTGGCCTCGGGATCTTCTCCAGCCCGGCCCGCTTAG
- a CDS encoding TetR family transcriptional regulator, whose amino-acid sequence MSERTARTERAEATRERILCTAERLFAEHGLFAVSNRQVSEAAGQGNNAAVGYHFGTKTDLVRAIVRKHAEDVERLRVRLVEQAGDSTDVRDWVACFVHPFTRHLDELGAPTWFARFAAQVMTDPGFRPIMVEEALTSPTLHEVLAGMDRCLPELPAEVRAERYDMVRQLIMHMCAERERALAEATPTPRSGWHEASCGLVDAITGMWLAPATPPADDAGD is encoded by the coding sequence GTGAGCGAGAGAACGGCGCGAACCGAACGGGCCGAGGCGACCAGGGAGCGGATCCTCTGCACAGCCGAGCGCCTGTTCGCCGAGCACGGCCTGTTCGCCGTCTCCAACCGGCAGGTGAGCGAAGCGGCGGGCCAGGGCAACAACGCGGCCGTCGGCTACCACTTCGGCACCAAGACGGATCTGGTGCGGGCGATCGTGCGCAAGCACGCCGAGGACGTCGAGCGGCTGCGGGTGCGGCTGGTCGAGCAGGCCGGCGACTCCACCGACGTGCGGGACTGGGTCGCGTGCTTCGTCCACCCGTTCACCCGGCACCTCGACGAACTCGGCGCCCCGACCTGGTTCGCCCGGTTCGCCGCCCAGGTCATGACCGACCCCGGTTTCCGCCCGATCATGGTGGAGGAGGCGCTGACCTCGCCCACGCTGCACGAGGTGCTGGCCGGGATGGACCGCTGCCTGCCGGAGCTGCCCGCCGAGGTGCGCGCCGAGCGCTACGACATGGTCCGCCAGCTCATCATGCACATGTGCGCCGAACGCGAGCGCGCCCTCGCCGAAGCGACCCCGACGCCCCGCTCGGGCTGGCACGAGGCGTCCTGCGGCCTGGTCGACGCGATCACCGGCATGTGGCTCGCCCCCGCCACCCCGCCCGCCGACGACGCCGGGGACTGA
- a CDS encoding SPFH domain-containing protein, which yields MTAQVEARERGKIQMPESPVVERPGFRASGVPMAGLSLLLVLGGGAVLTYGLIVETVLPLAVGSVVGLIGLVLLGGLVAVAPGEARVLQFLGNYTGTVRPAGLHWVNPFSSKTKVSTRIRNHETAVMKVNDSDGNPIEIAAVVVWQVADTAQASFAVDSFVEFVETQTETAVRHIATSYPYDGEGEHPFSLRENAEEITGKLSAEIAARVEAAGVDVVESRLTHLAYAPEIAQAMLQRQQAGAVVAARERIVEGAVGMVDLALQRLSEREVVELDEERKAAMVSNLLVVLCGDTQPVVNTGSLYH from the coding sequence ATGACCGCTCAGGTGGAAGCGCGGGAACGCGGAAAGATCCAGATGCCGGAATCGCCGGTGGTGGAACGGCCGGGATTCCGGGCGTCCGGCGTGCCGATGGCCGGGCTCTCGCTGCTGCTCGTCCTCGGCGGGGGAGCGGTGCTCACCTACGGCCTCATCGTCGAGACCGTGCTGCCGCTCGCCGTCGGGAGCGTGGTCGGGCTCATCGGACTGGTGCTGCTCGGCGGGCTCGTCGCCGTGGCTCCCGGTGAAGCGCGCGTGCTGCAGTTCCTCGGCAACTACACGGGAACGGTGCGCCCGGCCGGACTGCACTGGGTGAACCCGTTCAGCAGCAAGACGAAGGTCTCCACCCGGATCCGCAACCACGAGACCGCCGTGATGAAGGTCAACGACTCCGACGGCAACCCGATCGAGATCGCCGCCGTCGTCGTCTGGCAGGTCGCCGACACCGCGCAGGCCTCGTTCGCGGTGGACAGCTTCGTGGAGTTCGTGGAGACCCAGACCGAGACGGCGGTGCGCCACATCGCCACCAGCTACCCCTACGACGGCGAGGGCGAGCACCCGTTCTCGCTGCGGGAGAACGCCGAGGAGATCACCGGCAAGCTCTCCGCCGAGATCGCCGCGCGCGTCGAGGCCGCCGGCGTCGACGTGGTCGAATCCAGGCTGACCCACCTCGCCTACGCCCCGGAGATCGCCCAGGCCATGCTCCAGCGCCAGCAGGCCGGAGCGGTCGTGGCGGCGCGGGAGCGGATCGTCGAAGGCGCCGTCGGCATGGTCGACCTGGCCCTGCAGCGGCTCTCCGAACGGGAGGTCGTCGAACTCGACGAGGAGCGCAAGGCGGCGATGGTCAGCAACCTGCTCGTCGTGCTCTGCGGCGACACTCAGCCGGTTGTGAACACCGGGTCGTTGTATCACTGA
- a CDS encoding DUF418 domain-containing protein, with protein MPEAEIVRPDRTPPDAEARPAPRIGELDAVRGMALCGILFVNIPPAMMMTGTLDLQRLPIPHLLDLFVQQRFFPIFSLLFGVGFGLFLTSAANRSARPRVLLARRLLALLVLGVGHAFLHPGEALTPYAVFGLLLLLPLSWASRWVNLVIGAGLIGGTTACFGGGLLSVPGLLVFGFALAQFGVPQRLPRLGWQLGAVFAVSLAGAVPALIVQEQRPLEAGFTTSSGVAGLCLAAAYVTGLLLLLRTPLRRVLGGVLEPLGRMALTNYVTATLLVLALGGLIGLRDSSAYGVMLLLAVGILAVQLLWSRLWLAHFRQGPLEWAWRCVTWWRIVPLRRA; from the coding sequence ATGCCTGAAGCCGAGATCGTCCGCCCCGACCGCACACCACCGGACGCCGAAGCGCGTCCCGCGCCGCGGATCGGTGAGCTCGACGCGGTGCGCGGCATGGCGCTGTGCGGAATCCTCTTCGTCAACATCCCGCCCGCCATGATGATGACGGGGACCCTCGACCTCCAGCGGCTTCCGATACCGCACCTGCTGGACCTGTTCGTCCAGCAGCGGTTCTTCCCCATCTTCTCGCTGCTGTTCGGCGTGGGGTTCGGACTGTTCCTCACGAGCGCCGCGAATCGCTCCGCGCGGCCGCGGGTGCTGCTGGCCCGCCGGCTGCTGGCGCTGCTGGTGCTCGGGGTGGGGCACGCGTTCCTGCACCCCGGTGAGGCGCTGACGCCGTACGCGGTGTTCGGGCTGCTCCTCCTGCTGCCGCTGAGCTGGGCGAGCCGCTGGGTGAACCTGGTGATCGGCGCGGGGCTGATCGGCGGCACCACGGCCTGCTTCGGCGGCGGGCTGCTGTCGGTTCCGGGGCTGCTCGTGTTCGGATTCGCGCTCGCCCAGTTCGGAGTGCCGCAGCGGCTGCCCCGGCTCGGGTGGCAGCTCGGCGCGGTGTTCGCGGTGTCGCTGGCCGGTGCCGTCCCCGCGCTGATCGTGCAGGAGCAGCGGCCGCTGGAGGCCGGTTTCACCACCAGCTCCGGCGTCGCAGGGCTCTGCCTGGCCGCCGCTTACGTCACCGGACTGCTCCTGCTGCTGCGCACCCCGCTGCGCCGGGTGCTGGGCGGTGTGCTGGAACCGCTGGGCCGGATGGCGCTGACGAACTACGTCACGGCCACCCTGCTGGTGCTCGCGCTGGGCGGGCTGATCGGGCTGCGCGACTCCAGCGCGTACGGCGTGATGCTGCTGCTGGCAGTGGGAATCCTCGCGGTGCAGCTGCTGTGGAGCAGGTTGTGGCTCGCGCACTTCCGGCAGGGGCCGTTGGAGTGGGCCTGGCGCTGCGTCACCTGGTGGCGGATCGTTCCGCTGCGCCGGGCGTGA